Proteins encoded together in one Anopheles darlingi chromosome 3, idAnoDarlMG_H_01, whole genome shotgun sequence window:
- the LOC125953365 gene encoding uncharacterized protein LOC125953365 isoform X1, which translates to MDRLPRKEHEKLNPDQSLRLIEQVKRFPCLWCKTTKDYKNINKHATAWAKIANELSISEMDAKQQWKNLQASFRVYRSKVKRSTVTGSGRDEIYTPRWFAYQSMTFLSESLDVVNTTDTIGLARPPPMQSTDTSQAVYIIPDISNSNSPSIDIFDFNDPDEPDTQNTDRPQNTRPAPTAASTAGRRQRRNRDTDMDDQLAVSLQALVDVTNLQIQRTSSRIASNVAEWVDHLDSSIQSLVIAKLYQAMHAIEVQMSELDLNDITTSQ; encoded by the exons ATGGATCGCCTGCCGAGAAAGGAACACGAAAAGCTG AACCCTGATCAATCGCTGAGGTTGATTGAACAAGTAAAGAGGTTTCCATGTTTATGGTGTAAAACGACAAAAGACTACAAGAATATAAACAAACATGCGACGGCGTGGGCTAAAATAGCTAACGAGCTCAGCATCAGCGAGATGGACGCTAAGCAGCAGTGGAAGAACCTTCAAGCCAGCTTTCGTGTGTACAGATCAAAAGTGAAGAGAAGCACAGTAACGGGGTCAG GACGCGACGAAATTTATACACCGCGCTGGTTTGCCTATCAATCCATGACGTTTCTCTCCGAGTCTTTGGACGTCGTCAACACAACTGATACA atTGGACTagcgcggccaccaccaatgCAATCGACAGACACATCGCAAGCTGTCTACATCATCCCTGATATATCCAACTCCAATAGCCCATCGATAGATATATTTGACTTTAATGATCCTGATGAACCTGATACACAAAataccgaccgaccacaaAATACAAGACCTGCCCCCACTGCTGCCTCAACAGCTGGAAGAAGACAGCGTCGAAACCGTGATACCGATATGGATGACCAGCTTGCAGTTTCGCTGCAGGCTTTAGTAGATGTCACTAATCTACAAATACAGCGAACATCATCCAGAATAGCTAGTAACGTTGCTGAATGGGTAGACCATTTGGATAGCAGCATTCAATCTTTAGTAATAGCAAAATTATATCAGGCGATGCATGCAATAGAAGTTCAGATGAGCGAGCTCGATCTCAATGACATAACAACGAGCCAGTAG
- the LOC125953365 gene encoding uncharacterized protein LOC125953365 isoform X2, with protein MNPDQSLRLIEQVKRFPCLWCKTTKDYKNINKHATAWAKIANELSISEMDAKQQWKNLQASFRVYRSKVKRSTVTGSGRDEIYTPRWFAYQSMTFLSESLDVVNTTDTIGLARPPPMQSTDTSQAVYIIPDISNSNSPSIDIFDFNDPDEPDTQNTDRPQNTRPAPTAASTAGRRQRRNRDTDMDDQLAVSLQALVDVTNLQIQRTSSRIASNVAEWVDHLDSSIQSLVIAKLYQAMHAIEVQMSELDLNDITTSQ; from the exons ATG AACCCTGATCAATCGCTGAGGTTGATTGAACAAGTAAAGAGGTTTCCATGTTTATGGTGTAAAACGACAAAAGACTACAAGAATATAAACAAACATGCGACGGCGTGGGCTAAAATAGCTAACGAGCTCAGCATCAGCGAGATGGACGCTAAGCAGCAGTGGAAGAACCTTCAAGCCAGCTTTCGTGTGTACAGATCAAAAGTGAAGAGAAGCACAGTAACGGGGTCAG GACGCGACGAAATTTATACACCGCGCTGGTTTGCCTATCAATCCATGACGTTTCTCTCCGAGTCTTTGGACGTCGTCAACACAACTGATACA atTGGACTagcgcggccaccaccaatgCAATCGACAGACACATCGCAAGCTGTCTACATCATCCCTGATATATCCAACTCCAATAGCCCATCGATAGATATATTTGACTTTAATGATCCTGATGAACCTGATACACAAAataccgaccgaccacaaAATACAAGACCTGCCCCCACTGCTGCCTCAACAGCTGGAAGAAGACAGCGTCGAAACCGTGATACCGATATGGATGACCAGCTTGCAGTTTCGCTGCAGGCTTTAGTAGATGTCACTAATCTACAAATACAGCGAACATCATCCAGAATAGCTAGTAACGTTGCTGAATGGGTAGACCATTTGGATAGCAGCATTCAATCTTTAGTAATAGCAAAATTATATCAGGCGATGCATGCAATAGAAGTTCAGATGAGCGAGCTCGATCTCAATGACATAACAACGAGCCAGTAG